AATAGCTCACTGGTCGAGTCGTCCTGCGCGGAAGATGTAACGGGGCTCAAATCTATAACCGAAGCTGCGGATGCCGGTTTACCGGCATGGTAGGGGAGCGTTCTGTAGGCCGATGAAGGTGCATTGTAAAGTGTGCTGGAGGTATCAGAAGTGCGAATGTTGACATGAGTAGCGATAAAGCGGGTGAAAAGCCCGCTCGCCGAAAGCCCAAGGTTTCCTACGCAACGTTCATCGGCGTAGGGTGAGTCGGCCCCTAAGGCGAGGCAGAAATGCGTAGTCGATGGGAAACAGGTTAATATTCCTGTACTTGATTCAAATGCGATGTGGGGACGGAGAAGGTTAGGTTAGCAAGCTGTTGGAATAGCTTGTTTAAGCCGGTAGGTGGAAGACTTAGGCAAATCCGGGTCTTCTTAACACCGAGAAGTGACGACGAGTGTCTACGGACACGAAGTAACCGATACCACGCTTCCAGGAAAAGCCACTAAGCTTCAGTTTGAATCGAACCGTACCGCAAACCGACACAGGTGGGCAGGATGAGAATTCTAAGGCGCTTGAGAGAACTCGGGAGAAGGAACTCGGCAAATTGATACCGTAACTTCGGGAGAAGGTATGCCCTCTAAGGTTAAGGACTTGCTCCGTAAGCCCTGGAGGGTCGCAGAGAATAGGTGGCTGCGACTGTTTATTAAAAACACAGCACTCTGCTAACACGAAAGTGGACGTATAGGGTGTGACGCCTGCCCGGTGCTGGAAGGTTAATTGAAGATGTGAGAGCATCGGATCGAAGCCCCAGTAAACGGCGGCCGTAACTATAACGGTCCTAAGGTAGCGAAATTCCTTGTCGGGTAAGTTCCGACCCGCACGAATGGCGTAACGATGGCCACACTGTCTCCTCCCGAGACTCAGCGAAGTTGAAGTGGTTGTGAAGATGCAATCTACCCGCTGCTAGACGGAAAGACCCCGTGAACCTTTACTGTAGCTTTGCATTGGACTTTGAAGTCACTTGTGTAGGATAGGTGGGAGGCTTAGAAGCAGAGACGCCAGTCTCTGTGGAGCCGTCCTTGAAATACCACCCTGGTGTCTTTGAGGTTCTAACCCAGACCCGTAATCCGGGTCGGGGACCGTGCATGGTAGGCAGTTTGACTGGGGCGGTCTCCTCCCAAAGAGTAACGGAGGAGTTCGAAGGTTACCTAGGTCCGGTCGGAAATCGGACTGATAGTGCAATGGCAAAAGGTAGCTTAACTGCGAGACCGACAAGTCGAGCAGGTGCGAAAGCAGGACATAGTGATCCGGTGGTTCTGTATGGAAGGGCCATCGCTCAACGGATAAAAGGTACTCCGGGGATAACAGGCTGATTCCGCCCAAGAGTTCATATCGACGGCGGAGTTTGGCACCTCGATGTCGGCTCATCACATCCTGGGGCTGTAGTCGGTCCCAAGGGTATGGCTGTTCGCCATTTAAAGTGGTACGTGAGCTGGGTTTAAAACGTCGTGAGACAGTTTGGTCCCTATCTGCAGTGGGCGTTGGAAGTTTGACGGGGGCTGCTCCTAGTACGAGAGGACCGGAGTGGACGAACCTCTGGTGTACCGGTTGTAACGCCAGTTGCATAGCCGGGTAGCTAAGTTCGGAAGAGATAAGCGCTGAAAGCATCTAAGCGCGAAACTCGCCTGAAGATGAGACTTCCCTTGTGGTTTAACCACACTAAAGAGTCGTTCGAGACCAGGACGTTGATAGGTGGGGTGTGGAAGCGCGGTAACGCGTGAAGCTAACCCATACTAATTGCTCGTGAGGCTTGACTCTATCATTTGAAGAACTTCAAGAGATAAAAGCTTACTGACTGATTCAGTCATTACCGAATATATTGATTAAGGCTTTACCGATTTGTAACAGTTTAAGTTTGGCGGCCATAGCGAGTTGGTCCCACGCCTTCCCATCCCGAACAGGACCGTGAAACGACTCAGCGCCGATGATAGTGTGGTTCTTCCATGCGAAAGTAGGTCACTGCCAAACACCCATTCAGAAAACCCCCGGATATCCGGGGGTTTTTGCTTTGCCCGGAAAAAATGTCGGGGGTGGTAGGACGGTATCTGTACGGTGTCCGGTTGGGTTTGTGGAGGGACAACTTGAAACTTTGGGATATTCATTTTAAAATGACGTAATTTTATTATTTACCACACGTTGAAGGAAAAACCATGAAAAAAATGTTTGTATTGTTCTGTATGCTGTTCTCCTGCGCCTTCTCTTTTGCTGCGGTAAACGTCAATGCCGCTTCTCAGCAGGAATTGGAGGCGCTGCCGGGAATAGGTCCGGCGAAGGCAAAGGCCATTGTGGAATACCGTGCGCAAAACGGTGCGTTCAAGTCTGTGGATGAGTTGACGAAGGTTAAGGGTATCGGCCCTGCGGTGTTGGCGAAGCTGAAGGATCAGGCTTCTGTCGGCGCGCCTGCGGCTAAGGCCCCTGCTAAACCGGCTTTACCGACTGCTAAAAAGTAGAGCGTAAGTGCTGATAAAGTGCCGTCTGACCATAGGTCGGGCGGTGTTTTATTGTGTGTGCTTTATAGTGGGGCAGGGTGTTTGATTTTGTTATGGCTGTGTTGATGGAATTAAAATCTGCTGTTTCAGTAATGGTTGCTTATGAGCGTAAAGCCAACTATTTGTATGCCCGCTCAAGAGAGAATGGGGCGTACATATTTGATTTTAATTGACTATGTGCCGTCTGAAAATTGCTTTTCAGACGGCACTTCCGGTCTGTGTGAAACAATGAGGTAAACTGTGCTACGGAATATTTCTGTTGAAAATTGGCAAAGGCGGCACTTCTATATTGCCTTTCATGCGTAAGGGAATTAGAACTTTGCGGCTACGCGGAAACCGTATTCGTTGAATTTTATACCGCCCATTTTAAATTTGTTGCTATCTAAGATAAGCTCGGTGTTGCGGGTTGCACCATGGCGGTAGTACGGACCAAATTCCATGTTGAGACCGTCGGTCAGTTGTTTGCCCTCATTCAGACCAGCGCCAAATTCCTATACTTTGGTGCTTGTGCTGATATCGTGGGAAGCCCCCATTTGAGTGGTCGCCACTTTGGTTTTGCCGTGCAAATCTACATGGGGATCTGCTCGCGGAGTTAGGGATCAGCCTTCACAAGGTTTTGATGAATTTCGCTGTCTATAAGGTGTTTACCTTTTGAAGAGACGGGCGTAGCCGTCGCGCCTTTCTCCCAGAGGACGTTCCGCTTGGATGTACTGTATCCCAGACCGATGCCGCTACGGAAGCGTGTGGATTCGCTGACCGATTGGGTGTGGGTATAGCCGGCATACACTGTAGCTGTTTTGCTTATTATGCTGTTAAGCTTCTTCCCTTCTTTATTGTAGATATCGATTTTATTTTTGTTGTATGTCGCTTCAAAACGCATACCGTGACGTTCGTCAAACGGTATGTCCGCACGCAAACCGATAACCGGCTTGCGTTATTTTTTTCAAATTGCCAGTAGTGCCTTTCCGGTAAAGACTTTGTACTCGCCTTTGGCGATAAAATCGAGAACGTTTGCCATTGTGTCGGCAAAAACGGCTGCCAATGAGCGTGTAAGTAAGGTTTTTTCATGTCCTGTTTTCTGCAATGAAGATAAGTTAAAAAGATTGCAGGGAAATGCCCACTTATCAATTAAATCTTTTTTTAATTAATTCGTTTATTTTCTTTTCAAGGGGTTTCTGTGTATTTTCGGTTGTTTCGGTTTTGCCGTGCAGGTTTGCCTGAATGAATGGCGAGTATTGTTTTTATCAATTTATTTTCTTTTTATTTGGAATAAAATTTCTAAAATATTAAAAATATGAAATTTAAAATCTATAAAAAAAGCTTTGTCGGTTATTTTGGAATAAAATAGCTTTGCGGTGGACTATTGAGCTTGTTATGGTTATACAAACCATGTAATCTATATACAAAACCAATCAGGAAAGATACCCGATGACACACCATTACCCCACTGACGATATTAAGATTAAAGAAGTTAAAGAACTGCTGCCGCCGATTGCCCATCTTTACGAGCTGCCAATTTCCAAAGAGGCTTCGGGTCTGGTTCACCGTACGCGCCATGAGATTTCGGATTTGGTGCATGGTAAGGATAAACGGCTCTTGGTCATTATCGGGCCGTGTTCGATTCACGATCCAAAAGCGGCGTTGGAATATGCGGAGCGTTTGTTGAAACTCCGCAAGCAGTATGAAAACGAGCTTTTGATTGTGATGCGAGTTTATTTCGAGAAGCCGAGAACGACGGTGGGTTGGAAAGGTTTGATTAACGACCCGCACTTGGACGGAACATTCGATATCAATTTCGGTTTGCGTCAGGCGCGCAGTCTGTTGTTATCCCTGAACAATATGGGCATGCCTGCCTCTACCGAATTTTTGGATATGATTACACCCCAGTATTATGCCGACTTGATTTCTTGGGGGGCAATCGGTGCACGGACGACTGAAAGCCAGGTCCACCGTGAATTGGCAAGCGGTCTGTCCTGTCCCGTCGGCTTTAAAAACGGTACGGATGGTAATTTGAAGATTGCAATCGATGCAATTGGTGCGGCGAGCCATTCCCATCATTTCTTGTCTGTAACTAAAGCCGGACATTCCGCCATTGTCCATACCAGTGGCAATCCAGATTGTCATGTTATTTTGCGGGGCGGTAAAGAGCCGAATTATGATGCGGAACACGTCAGTGCTGCGGCGGAACAACTGCGTGCGGCAGGCGTAACCGACAAGCTGATGATTGATTGCAGCCATGCTAACAGCCGCAAGGATTATACCAAGCAGATGGACGTGGCACGGGATATTGCCGCCCAATTGGAGCAGGACGGGAGCAATATTATGGGTGTAATGGTAGAAAGCCATTTAATAGAAGGCAGACAGGATAAGCCGGAAGTTTACGGTAAGAGCATTACCGATGCGTGTATCGGTTGGGATGCGACTGAAGAACTGTTGGCATTGTTGGCGGGTGCCAACAAAATACGTATTGCTCGGGCAAGTTGAGATTTTTGATACGGAATATCATAAAATGCCGTCTGAAGCTTTCAGACGGCATTTTTATGGAGACGATATGACTAAAATAACCTTAATTGCAGCGTGTGCGGAGAATCTGTGCATTGGGGCGGGAAACGCTATGCTTTGGCATATTCCGGAAGATTTTGCATTTTTCAAAGCATATACCTTGGGGAAACCGGTGATAATGGGACGGAAAACATGGGAGTCTTTACCGGTCAAACCCCTGCCTGAAAGAAGAAACATTGTTATTAGCAGGCAGGCGGATTATTGCGCGGCAGGCGCGGAAACGGCGGCAAGTTTAGAGGCGGCATTGGCATTGTGCGCAGGCGCGGAAGAAGCCGTCATTATGGGCGGTGCGCAGATATACGCACAAGCGATGCCGTTGGCGACCGATTTGCGGATAACCGAAGTGGATTTGTCTGTGGAAGGAGATGCATTTTTCCCCGAAATAGACCGGACGCATTGGAAAGAAGCAGAGCGGACGGAACGCCGTGTCAGCAGCAAAGGCGTTGCATATACATTCGTGCATTACCTCAAGGGATAACCGCAAGGCAGATGCCGTCTGAAGCCGTTTCAGACGGCATTTTTCCAGCTTGAGAACGGGTGTTTGCTCAAGTACGCATTGGTAAACATGCCGTCTGAAGTGATTTCCCGTCCCAGCCAGTCCGGCCGGTCAAAATCGGCATTCTCGTCGGGCAACTCAATTTCCGCAACGACTAAAGGCGCGTTTTCGCCAAGAAAAACATCGATTTCAAACAGGCTGCCGCCCCATCTGACCGGATAGCGCCATTTTTCCATTTTAAACGGGCACATCGATTCCATCATCTTTTCCGCATCTGCAAGCGGGATTTCGTATTCAAACTCACTGCGGCTGAGTTCCGAAATATAGCCTTTCAGTGTCAGCCACGCCCGTTGTCCGACAATACGGACACGGACGGTACGTTCTTTCTCGACAGAAAGATAAGCCTGTTTCAAGAGCAGCGGCTCATCGGCGTATTGATGCCATTTGTCATTTTCAATCAAAAAGCGGCGTTCGATTTCTACCGGCATAAGATGCTCCGTCAAAACGGTTTGAACACAACCAGGTAAAGCGCACCTATCATCAGCAGTACAGGGATTTCGTTAAATACGCGATACCAGCGGTGTGAGAAAGTATTGCTGTAATTCTGAAAACGACGCAGCAGCACGCCGCAATACAGCTGATAGGCCAAGAGCATCAAGCCCAAACACAGTTTGACATGTACCCAACCGCTGCCCCACCAACCGGCGGCAAACGGTATCGCCGAGCCGAACACGACCGCACCGAAACCTAAAGGGGACATAAAACGGTACAACCGCACCGCCATGCCCGACAGACGCACATACTCGGGATTGCCGCGCGGCGCACCAATCATTGCCATATTGACAAAAATCCTCGGCAGGTAAAACAGGCCGGCAAACCATGAAATAACAAAAAACAGGTGAAACAGTTTGAACCAAGAATACATAAATGCCAGCACATCATACTGAAAAGCGGTATTGTACAGGCAAACCGCCCGTGAAACATGATAAAATAAGGCATACAGACGGATTAAATATAATCGTTATCGAAAACGGAGGCAAAATGCTCAAATCCATCGAACTCAATTCACACATCCGCAACCGCCTTGCAGCATATCTGAAAGGCAGGGGCATGGATTTTCAGACGGCAATGCAGGAAGAAGAAGGCAACAAAGAAATCGCCGCCATCGTCCACAGCGGTCTGCCCACTCTGGTACGCAAACTGTATTCCGAACAAAAAATGCAGAAGTTTTTTTGGGAAAAGCGGGATTTGATTGCCGACTACATCAGCCACCGGATGCAGGGATAGGCGGCTGAAATCTGTTTTCAGGCAAGTGAAAAGACAATATGGCAGATTGAAATTACGCTTATCGTCATTCCCGCCCGCGCGGGAATCCGATTTGTCTGGTTTCGGTTATTTTTCGTTTCGTAACTTTTGAGCCGTCATTCCCGCGCAGGCGGGAATCTGAACACGTCCGTAGGGAAATCTATATCCCGTCATTCCCACGAAAGTGGGAATCCAGGATGCAGGGGAAACTGTTTTATCTGATAAGTTTCTGCCCCGAAAGGTCTGGATTCCCGCTTTCACGGGAATGACGGCGGAGGATTTTTAGTTTTCCCGATAAATGCACATCATCCAAAATCCCGTTATTCCCACAAAAACAGAAAATCAAAAACAACAATCTGAAATTCCGTCATTCCCGCACAGGCGGGAATCCGGCTTGTTCAGTTTCGGTTCTTTTTCTCGTTTCGGGTGATTTCTAAACCGTCATTCCCGCGCAGGCGGGAACCCAGACCTTTAAACTCTGGTCATCTCCGATAAATTCTTGCGGCATTAAAATTCTAGATTCCCGCTTTCGCGGGAATGACGGCGGAGGGTTTTTAGTTTTCCCGATAAATGCACATCATCCAAAATCCCGTTATTCCCACAAAACAGAAAATCAAAAACAACAATCTGAAATTCCGTCATTCCCGCGCAGGCGGTAATCTGAACACGTCCGTAGGGAAACCTATATCCCGTCATTCCCACGAAAGTGGGAATCTAGGATGCAGGGGAAACCGTTTTATCCGATAAGTTTCCGCCCCGAAAGGTCTAGATTCCCGCTTTCGCGGGAATGACGGCAGAGGGGTTTTAGTTTTCCCGATAAATGCACATCATCCAAAATCCCGTTATTCCCACAAAACAGAAAATCAAAAACAATAATCTGAAATTCCGTCATTCCCGCGCAGGCGGGAATCTGAACAAGTCCGTAGGGAAACCTATATCCCGTCATTCCCACGAAAGTGGGAATCCAGGATGCAGGGGGAACCGTTTTATCCGATAAGTTTCCGCCCCGAAAGGTCTGGATTCCCGCTTTCGCGGGAATGACGGCGGAGGGGTTTTTTGTTTTTCCTGATTTTTCATTGCGATGTAGTGTGATGTAGCATATAATCATTATAATTTCAACACTTGACAAAGGAAAATTTCTCATGACACTGAAAGCAAGCAAGCAAGCAAGCAAGCAAGCAAGCAAGCAAGCAAGCAAGCAAGCAAGCAAGCAAGCAAGCAAGCAAGCAAGCAAGCAAGCGGTCGGGTTAATCTATTAACATTATCTGTTTTATCGCTGTTTTGCACGCCATATGCTTGGGGTTCGGATGCGTACGATCCCGTCAAAGAAGCCGAGATTAAAAACAAATTTATTTTAGAAGCGGCGGAAGACAGAAATTCCCACGTTTGGCGCGGCCCGTGCAGCATATCTTTTGATTGCTTCGGTGCTTTCAGTTATCAGCCCGGTTCGGATACTCGTTCTACAAATATTGGCGATGCTGCCGATTTTTCATTTTCAGACAAGCCGGTAAACGGTGTTTCCCATTATTTTTCCAGCGGCAAAACCGATCAAAATTCATCCGAATACGGGTATGACGAAATCAATATCACGGGTAAAAACTACAATAGCGGCATCCTCGCCGTCGATAATATGCCCGTTGTTAAGAAATATGTTACAGATACTTACGGGGATAATTTAAAGGATGCGGTTAAGAAGCAATTAAAGGCTTTGTACGACACGAAACCCGAAGATTGGGAAAAAAATAAAAAAATAGTTGAGGAAGTATATAGAAAACAGCTTGGAGGAACATTTGATATACTTAAACAGAAAAGACCCAATATAATTAATCAATTGATAGAAGACGCCGTACTTACTCCTTATACACCACAGATTAATCTCGACAACATCTTCAATAAAACACTGCACGTCAAAATCGAAAACAAATCCCACGTCGCCGGACAGGTGTTGGAACTGACCAAGATGACGCTGAAAGATTCCCTTTGGGAACCGCGCCGCCATTCCGACATCCATACGCTGGAAACTTCCGATAATGCCCGCATCCGCCTGAACACGAAAGATGAAAAACTGACCGTCCATAAAGCGTATCAGGGCGGCGCGGATTTCCTGTTCGGCTACGACGTGCGGGAGTCGGACGAACCCGCCCTGACCTTTGAAGACAAAGTCAGCGGACAATCCGGCGTGGTTTTGGAACGCCGACCGGAAAATCTGAAAACGCTCGACGGGCGCAAACTGATTGCGGCGGAAAAGGCAGACCCTAATTCGTTTGCGTTTAAACAAAATTACCGGCAGGGACTGTACGAATTATTGCTCAAGCAATGCGAAGGCGGATTTTGCTTGGGTGTGCAGCGTTTGGCTATCCCTGAGGCGGAAGCGGTTTTATATGCCCAACAGGCTTATGCGGCAAATACTTTGTTTGGGCTGCGTGCCGCCGACAGAGGCGACGACGTGTATGCCGCCGATCCGTCCCGTCAAAAATTGTGGCTGCGCTTCATCGGCGGCCGGTCGCATCAAAATATACGGGGCGGCGCGGCTGCGGACGGGCGGCGCAAAGGCGTGCAAATCGGCGGCGAGGTGTTTGTACGGCAAAATGAAGGCAGCCGACTGGCAATCGGCGTGATGGGCGGCAGGGTCGGCCAGCACGCATCAGTCAACGGCAAAGGCGGTGCGGCAGGCAGTTATTTGCATGGTTATGGCGGGGGTGTTTATGCTGCGTGGCATCAGTTGCGCGATAAACAAACGGGTGCGTATTTGGACGGCTGGTTGCAATACCAACGTTTCAAACACCGCATCAATGATGAAAATCGTGCGGAACGCTACAAAACCAAAGGTTGGACGGCTTCTGTCGAAGGCGGCTACAACACGCTTGTGGCGGAAGGCGTTGTCGGAAAAGGCAATAATGTGCGGTTTTACCTGCAACCGCAGGCGCAGTTTACCTACTTGGGCGTAAACGGCGGCTTTACCGACAGTGAGGGGACGGGGGTCGGACTGCTCGGTAGCGGTCAGTGGCAAAGCCGCGTCGGCATTCGGGCAAAAAACCGTTTTGCTTTGCGTAATGGTGTCAATCTTCAGCCTTTTGCCGCTTTTAATGTTTTGCACAGGTCAAAATCTTTCGGCGTGGAAATGGACGGCGAAAAACAGACGCTGGCAGGCAGGACGGTGCTCGAAGGGCGGTTCGGCATTGAAGCCGGTTGGAAAGGCCATATGTCCGCACGCATCGGATATGGCAAAAGGACGGACGGCGACAAAGAAGCCGCATTGTCGCTCAAATGGCTGTTTTGATGCGTCGGGAAATGTTTTGACGCACAGGCGGCACACCGATCCGAACCCTGCCGCCCCGAAGGGCGGGGCATAATGATGAAACCGGCGGAAAACCGCCGGTTTTTGCTGCCGTCTGAAACCCGATTCTGGCTTCAGACGGCATTGTCGCGGCATCGGGCGGCAGGGTTTGGAACAGCGGCATAAAAAACTGATACAATCCGCTGGTTGATAATGGTTATTTTTTATTTTTATTTTTGTGGGAAGACATTTATGCCTGCACGAAACAGATGGATGCTGCTGCTGCCTTTATTGGCAAGCGCGGCATATGCCGAAGAAACACCGCGCGAACCGGATTTGAGAAGCCGTCCCGAGTTCAGGCTTCATGAAGCGGAGGCCAAACCGATCGACAGGGAGAAGGTACCGGGGCAGGTGCGGGAAAAAGGAAAAGTTTTGCAGATTGACGGCGAAACCCTGCTGAAAAATCCCGAATTGCTGTCCCGCGCGATGTATTCCGCAGTAGTTTCAAACAATATTGCCGGTATCCGCGTTATTTTGCCGATTTACCTACAACAGGCGCAGCAGGATAAGATGCTGGCACTTTATGCACAAGGGATTTTGGCGCAGGCAGACGGTAGGGTGAAAGAAGCGATTTCCCATTACCGGGAATTGATTGCCGCCCAACCCGACGCGCCCGCCGTCCGTATGCGTTTGGCGGCGGCATTGTTTGAAGACAGGCAGAACGAGGCGGCGGCAGACCAGTTCGACCGCCTGAAGGCGGAAAACCTGCCGCCGCAGCTTATGGAACAGGTCGAGCTGTACCGCAAGGCATTGCGCGAACGCGATGCGTGGAAGGTAAACGGCGGTTTCAGCGTTACCCGCGAACACAATATCAACCAAGCTCCGAAACAGCAGCAGTACGGCAACTGGACTTTCCCGAAACAGGTGGACGGCACGGCGGTCAATTACCGGCTCGGCGCGGAGAAAAAATGGTCGCTGAAAAACGGCTGGTACACGACGGCGGGCGGCGACGTGTCCGGCAGGGTTTATCCGGGGAATAAGAAATTCAACGATATGACGGCAGGTGTTTCCGGCGGCATCGGTTTTGCCGACCGGCGTAAAGATGTCGGGCTGGCAGTGTTC
Above is a window of Neisseria sp. Marseille-Q6792 DNA encoding:
- a CDS encoding autotransporter outer membrane beta-barrel domain-containing protein translates to MSHDTESKQASKQASKQASKQASKQASKQASKQASGRVNLLTLSVLSLFCTPYAWGSDAYDPVKEAEIKNKFILEAAEDRNSHVWRGPCSISFDCFGAFSYQPGSDTRSTNIGDAADFSFSDKPVNGVSHYFSSGKTDQNSSEYGYDEINITGKNYNSGILAVDNMPVVKKYVTDTYGDNLKDAVKKQLKALYDTKPEDWEKNKKIVEEVYRKQLGGTFDILKQKRPNIINQLIEDAVLTPYTPQINLDNIFNKTLHVKIENKSHVAGQVLELTKMTLKDSLWEPRRHSDIHTLETSDNARIRLNTKDEKLTVHKAYQGGADFLFGYDVRESDEPALTFEDKVSGQSGVVLERRPENLKTLDGRKLIAAEKADPNSFAFKQNYRQGLYELLLKQCEGGFCLGVQRLAIPEAEAVLYAQQAYAANTLFGLRAADRGDDVYAADPSRQKLWLRFIGGRSHQNIRGGAAADGRRKGVQIGGEVFVRQNEGSRLAIGVMGGRVGQHASVNGKGGAAGSYLHGYGGGVYAAWHQLRDKQTGAYLDGWLQYQRFKHRINDENRAERYKTKGWTASVEGGYNTLVAEGVVGKGNNVRFYLQPQAQFTYLGVNGGFTDSEGTGVGLLGSGQWQSRVGIRAKNRFALRNGVNLQPFAAFNVLHRSKSFGVEMDGEKQTLAGRTVLEGRFGIEAGWKGHMSARIGYGKRTDGDKEAALSLKWLF
- a CDS encoding surface lipoprotein assembly modifier, which encodes MVIFYFYFCGKTFMPARNRWMLLLPLLASAAYAEETPREPDLRSRPEFRLHEAEAKPIDREKVPGQVREKGKVLQIDGETLLKNPELLSRAMYSAVVSNNIAGIRVILPIYLQQAQQDKMLALYAQGILAQADGRVKEAISHYRELIAAQPDAPAVRMRLAAALFEDRQNEAAADQFDRLKAENLPPQLMEQVELYRKALRERDAWKVNGGFSVTREHNINQAPKQQQYGNWTFPKQVDGTAVNYRLGAEKKWSLKNGWYTTAGGDVSGRVYPGNKKFNDMTAGVSGGIGFADRRKDVGLAVFHERRTYGNDAYSYANGARLYFNRWQTPKWQTLSSAEWGRLKNTRRARSDNTHLQISNSLVFYRNARQYWTGGLDFYRERNPADRGDNFNRYGLRFAWGQEWGGSGLSSLLRLGAAKRHYEKPGFFSGFKGERRRDKELDTSLSLWHRALHFKGITPRLTLSHRETWSNDVFNEYEKNRVFVEFNKTF
- a CDS encoding dihydrofolate reductase, with protein sequence MTKITLIAACAENLCIGAGNAMLWHIPEDFAFFKAYTLGKPVIMGRKTWESLPVKPLPERRNIVISRQADYCAAGAETAASLEAALALCAGAEEAVIMGGAQIYAQAMPLATDLRITEVDLSVEGDAFFPEIDRTHWKEAERTERRVSSKGVAYTFVHYLKG
- the aroG gene encoding 3-deoxy-7-phosphoheptulonate synthase AroG, whose translation is MTHHYPTDDIKIKEVKELLPPIAHLYELPISKEASGLVHRTRHEISDLVHGKDKRLLVIIGPCSIHDPKAALEYAERLLKLRKQYENELLIVMRVYFEKPRTTVGWKGLINDPHLDGTFDINFGLRQARSLLLSLNNMGMPASTEFLDMITPQYYADLISWGAIGARTTESQVHRELASGLSCPVGFKNGTDGNLKIAIDAIGAASHSHHFLSVTKAGHSAIVHTSGNPDCHVILRGGKEPNYDAEHVSAAAEQLRAAGVTDKLMIDCSHANSRKDYTKQMDVARDIAAQLEQDGSNIMGVMVESHLIEGRQDKPEVYGKSITDACIGWDATEELLALLAGANKIRIARAS
- a CDS encoding CopD family protein, translating into MYSWFKLFHLFFVISWFAGLFYLPRIFVNMAMIGAPRGNPEYVRLSGMAVRLYRFMSPLGFGAVVFGSAIPFAAGWWGSGWVHVKLCLGLMLLAYQLYCGVLLRRFQNYSNTFSHRWYRVFNEIPVLLMIGALYLVVFKPF
- a CDS encoding CYTH domain-containing protein — its product is MPVEIERRFLIENDKWHQYADEPLLLKQAYLSVEKERTVRVRIVGQRAWLTLKGYISELSRSEFEYEIPLADAEKMMESMCPFKMEKWRYPVRWGGSLFEIDVFLGENAPLVVAEIELPDENADFDRPDWLGREITSDGMFTNAYLSKHPFSSWKNAV